Proteins from one Mercurialis annua linkage group LG7, ddMerAnnu1.2, whole genome shotgun sequence genomic window:
- the LOC126657262 gene encoding cysteine-rich repeat secretory protein 55-like: MKLQYNITLLFSLLIQLLLTINAGDSVGNLCSEPISQNSTVSSNINSLLSQLVSKASSSRYAATSSGKGSDKLYGLAQCRSDVSGADCSDCLKDAAKKILQQCPNKANARIWYDYCFLRYQKDNFIGKLDNSYALFLINVENVTDVSPEVFNKTLGNLMDGIKSEAVGSKNQRIGKDQTKLSPFNTLYGLVQCTRDLADLDCAQCLAIAVGNFPNFCNYRKGCRGFYSNCYVRYELYPFFFPLDSTGSSSSSFATQRVVVRA, encoded by the coding sequence ATGAAACTTCAATACAATATTACCCTTCTTTTTTCTCTCCTTATCCAACTCCTACTCACCATCAACGCCGGCGACTCTGTAGGCAACTTATGCAGTGAACCAATCAGCCAAAACAGCACCGTTTCATCCAACATTAATAGCTTACTCTCTCAACTGGTCTCCAAAGCCTCCTCTTCACGTTACGCCGCCACCTCCTCCGGCAAAGGTAGCGACAAGCTCTACGGCCTTGCACAATGCCGGAGCGACGTGAGCGGCGCAGACTGCTCCGACTGCCTCAAAGACGCCGCCAAAAAAATCCTCCAACAGTGCCCTAACAAAGCTAACGCTCGGATTTGGTACGACTATTGCTTCCTCCGGTACCAGAAAGATAATTTCATCGGAAAACTTGATAATTCTTACGCACTGTTTTTAATCAACGTTGAAAATGTCACCGACGTGTCGCCGGAAGTGTTTAATAAAACGTTAGGTAATTTGATGGATGGGATTAAATCAGAAGCTGTTGGTTCAAAGAATCAACGGATAGGAAAAGATCAGACGAAGCTATCACCTTTCAATACGCTCTATGGTTTGGTGCAATGCACGAGGGATCTTGCTGATTTAGACTGTGCTCAGTGTTTAGCCATTGCCGTCGGCAATTTTCCGAACTTCTGCAACTATAGGAAGGGCTGTAGGGGATTTTATAGTAACTGTTATGTACGGTATGAGCTTTATCCATTTTTCTTCCCTCTTGATTCGACCGGTTCTTCATCGTCATCGTTTGCTACTCAACGTGTCGTGGTTCGTGCGTAA
- the LOC126657752 gene encoding cysteine-rich repeat secretory protein 55-like: protein MALLNPNVTHLLPLLLITLFLFTCNGEDDSLGYLCNEDTSTNAKISANIDAVLPKLVSKASSLGHFVATSGGGRDKVYGLAQCRGDISKADCSGCLHKAAELIRQACRDQPDSRIWRDHCFLRYNIENFIGKIDTSFGYLYVNVKNVTYQPNNFNKAVSSLMNKVKSEAVVPKNKGISKGLTKFSSSVTVYGLVQCTGDIGSASCGKCVNKALSNISKYCTNRKGCNLMYSNCFVRYEVYPFYFPEATNSTAPVGATFLIMLED, encoded by the coding sequence ATGGCACTTCTTAACCCTAATGTTactcatcttcttcctcttcttctcatCACTCTATTTCTCTTCACCTGCAATGGTGAGGATGACAGTCTGGGCTACTTGTGCAATGAAGATACAAGTACCAACGCCAAAATATCCGCCAATATCGACGCCGTACTCCCTAAACTTGTGTCAAAAGCCTCCTCATTAGGTCATTTTGTAGCCACCTCAGGCGGAGGCAGAGACAAAGTGTACGGCTTAGCACAATGCAGGGGTGACATAAGCAAGGCCGATTGCTCTGGCTGCCTCCATAAAGCAGCAGAACTTATCCGTCAAGCCTGTCGAGACCAACCCGATTCGAGAATTTGGCGCGACCACTGCTTTTTAAGGTATAACATCGAGAATTTCATCGGAAAAATCGACACTTCGTTCGGGTATTTATACGTAAACGTCAAAAATGTTACGTATCAGCCTAATAATTTCAACAAAGCTGTGAGCTCTTTGATGAATAAGGTAAAATCGGAAGCCGTTGTTCCGAAAAACAAAGGGATTTCGAAAGGTTTAACGAAATTTTCGTCTTCGGTTACGGTTTACGGGTTGGTTCAATGCACTGGGGACATTGGTTCGGCAAGCTGTGGTAAATGTGTGAACAAAGCTCTTTCAAATATCTCAAAATACTGCACTAATAGGAAGGGATGCAATCTTATGTATAGCAATTGTTTTGTTCGGTATGAAGTGTATCCATTTTACTTTCCTGAGGCTACCAATTCTACAGCCCCAGTTGGTGCTACTTTTCTTATAATGCTTGAGGATTAA
- the LOC126657716 gene encoding ras-related protein RABA5b → MGEDQEEGEEYLFKIVIIGDSAVGKSNILSRFARNEFDKNSKATIGVEFQTQVLEIEGEEVKAQIWDTAGQERFRAVTSAYYRGAAGALIVYDITRRTSFDSVRRWLEELSTHCDTAMARMLVGNKSDLDNIREVSKEEGKSLAEEESLFFMETSALDSTNVEAAFEVVVREIYNNSRRKILNSDSYKAELSGNRVSLVNDGTAKGRSFACCST, encoded by the exons ATGGGCGAAgaccaagaagaaggagaagagtATCTGTTCAAGATTGTAATAATCGGCGACTCGGCGGTCGGAAAATCGAACATTCTGTCGAGATTTGCGAGGAATGAGTTTGATAAGAATTCAAAGGCGACGATTGGAGTTGAGTTTCAGACACAAGTGTTGGAGATTGAGGGTGAAGAAGTAAAAGCGCAGATCTGGGATACTGCTGGACAAGAGAGATTTAGAGCGGTTACTTCTGCTTATTACAGAGGTGCTGCTGGTGCGCTCATTGTTTATGATATTACGAGGAGGACTAGTTTTGATAGTGTTAGAAGATGGCTTGAGGAACTCTCAA CTCATTGCGATACTGCAATGGCAAGAATGCTTGTAGGAAACAAGAGTGATCTGGACAATATTAGAGAAGTGAGTAAAGAAGAAGGCAAAAGCCTTGCAGAAGAAGAAAGTCTCTTCTTCATGGAGACATCAGCTCTTGATTCTACAAATGTTGAGGCTGCTTTCGAGGTGGTTGTCCGTGAGATCTACAACAATTCGCGCAGAAAAATTCTCAACTCGGATTCTTACAAGGCCGAGCTGAGTGGCAACCGAGTTAGTCTAGTAAATGACGGAACAGCAAAGGGAAGAAGTTTCGCTTGCTGTTCTACTTGA